Proteins encoded by one window of Candidatus Cloacimonadota bacterium:
- a CDS encoding biopolymer transporter ExbD produces the protein MKRLSYIPIWKKQSRNSVRKQKINKTKDLNITSLIDILTILLVFIIKNVSMDVSGKNVPQGMLLPTTITKNALIESGQSIIIKIYPDQILYGKENTPVGSLENFIADKKVRTALLRFMKLEADKIKEVGNIPCLLIQADKNLSCKYITEFVKFSAQASFTNIYFSTIHTDEKKEVLGIQG, from the coding sequence ATGAAAAGATTATCTTACATTCCTATTTGGAAAAAACAATCCAGAAACTCTGTTCGAAAACAAAAAATCAATAAAACCAAAGATTTAAATATTACCTCTCTGATTGATATCTTAACTATCCTGCTGGTGTTTATTATCAAAAATGTTTCCATGGATGTTTCCGGAAAAAATGTTCCGCAAGGAATGCTCTTGCCAACCACGATTACCAAAAACGCTTTAATTGAAAGCGGACAAAGCATTATCATCAAAATCTATCCCGATCAAATTCTTTATGGAAAAGAAAATACTCCGGTCGGCTCGCTGGAAAATTTTATTGCCGATAAAAAAGTTCGCACGGCGTTGCTAAGGTTCATGAAACTGGAAGCCGATAAAATTAAAGAAGTTGGAAATATTCCCTGTTTGTTGATTCAGGCAGATAAAAATTTGAGCTGCAAATACATAACTGAGTTTGTTAAATTCAGTGCGCAGGCTTCCTTTACCAATATCTATTTCTCCACTATTCACACCGATGAAAAGAAAGAAGTTTTGGGAATTCAGGGGTGA